A genomic window from Anthocerotibacter panamensis C109 includes:
- a CDS encoding non-ribosomal peptide synthetase, protein MSQTTFEGFRLSPQQQRIWQLQANGSSAYYIQGQIALVGPLARETLQAALATVVARHEILRTRFVCEPAETLALQVIRLPRRPVVPEYNWQRLDAQAQQERIQALLREWREYPLGTGPLLRTVLVRLSATQRMLLVSLPALLADLMTLGHFVRELSHAYAYHRYAEPLAHADIMQYADVAEWLNGLLESEETAPGRAYWSRRASAPPMQALPCEQPAALGQPLRTQSVTIDLPQVAEIQTFVQEQRTSLKVLLLACWQLLLWRRTDQGALTLGYACDGRNYPELCTHLGPLTRYLPLQGNLEAKLPFTRFLQQTHQAIHNACAWQEYFEATDPPLAFGFDMVEVPASEVVGEVQFSLQWQYACLEPFKVRLSGLLGPEELRLELHYDARCFQQSDIEILARQFQALLDHALRQPDTPLARLALLSPTERQRLLVAFNHTEQPFPDRPLHQLFAEQVQRTPAHTAVRCPRERLTYHQLNCRANQLAHYLQTRGCAPGTRVAVLLERSCTLLVALLAVLKTGAAYVPLDPRYPSQRLDYMLTDAQPLLLLSAGEIAPPDAPVPLLRLDDFDFSAYSPQDPPPAVHPEDLAYLIYTSGSTGRPKGTMIPHRALVNYLWWACHYYRVVEGTGAPVASSIAFDATLTALFTPLLVGRMVAMLPDAVETLVTDLSSGAGYSLVKLTPAHLDALTPLIQEEEIASGTQTLVLGGEALLAQSLTFWRTRTPWTRLINEYGPTEATVGCCVYTIGAGEELRTQVPIGRPIANTELYILDEDLEPVPIGIPGELYIGGAGLALGYWNQPQLTAQKFIPHPFRAQERLYKTGDRARFLADGTIEYLGRIDHQVKLRGLRIELGEIEALLREYVREAVVLLREDAPGDKRLVAYVVGASDSAQLRGLLQQKVPEYMVPGAFVFLEAMPLTPNGKVDRCALPAPVPQTAAYQAPRTPVEELLVRLWAQVLGLPQVGIHDNFFALGGDSILSLQIVARARQLGLNFEPRQVFQYQTIAELAAVTPLGTPPSAQQGPVTGLVPLTPIQHWFFEQNLAQPHHFNQSLCLELPTTPQPELLQQALHHLLVHHDALRLRFTPLSTGWQQSNDPIPVPLPFSVVDLAGYPAPEQAKAWAEATTSLQSSLDLTTGPLLSAGLFTFGPEQPSRLLLVVHHLVVDGVSWRILLEDLATLCRQSEQGKPLALPPKTTSFKAWAEHLATYAPSEELVMEQDYWQDLKRLRVTPLPLDYPADPTANTVADVARVAVTLDCDQTRVLLQELPARHETQVNDVLLTALVQAFGAWTGEPALLIDLERHGREEQGAVDLSRTVGWFTTLTPLCLEQTATTLQTVKAQLRRLPRLGYGLLRYHPAFQDGFRALLQPEVRFNYLGQWDQGLPSLALSREPSGPEQSTLNQRPYLLEVDALVLEGVLHIRWTYSTRLHRPATIERLAQDYLQALQELIHSPSIPPDFVSPEQFDRLLAEIALAEE, encoded by the coding sequence TAGCTCTGCCTATTATATTCAGGGTCAGATTGCCCTTGTCGGCCCCCTCGCGCGCGAAACGCTCCAGGCAGCTCTGGCGACGGTGGTGGCACGCCATGAGATTTTGCGGACCCGATTTGTCTGTGAACCAGCAGAGACCCTTGCGCTCCAAGTGATCCGACTGCCCCGCCGTCCGGTGGTCCCTGAATACAACTGGCAGCGTCTGGATGCCCAAGCCCAACAGGAGCGCATTCAGGCACTCCTCCGGGAATGGCGGGAGTATCCCCTGGGGACAGGTCCGCTCCTGCGTACTGTGCTAGTCCGGTTGTCTGCGACCCAGAGAATGCTGCTCGTCAGCCTTCCTGCACTCTTGGCGGATCTGATGACGCTGGGCCACTTCGTCCGCGAACTGAGCCACGCCTACGCCTACCACCGCTATGCAGAACCCCTCGCCCATGCCGATATCATGCAGTACGCTGATGTGGCTGAATGGCTCAACGGGCTTTTGGAGTCTGAGGAAACCGCTCCAGGGCGAGCCTACTGGAGCCGCCGCGCGAGCGCTCCGCCTATGCAAGCGCTCCCCTGCGAACAACCCGCCGCGCTCGGGCAGCCCTTGCGCACGCAGTCCGTGACCATAGACCTGCCGCAGGTAGCCGAGATCCAGACCTTTGTGCAGGAGCAGAGGACCTCGTTAAAAGTCCTGCTACTTGCCTGCTGGCAGCTATTGCTGTGGCGGCGCACCGACCAAGGGGCACTCACGCTTGGCTATGCCTGCGACGGTCGCAACTATCCCGAACTGTGCACCCATCTGGGTCCTTTGACCCGCTATCTCCCGCTCCAAGGAAACCTAGAAGCAAAGCTCCCCTTCACGCGTTTCCTGCAACAGACCCACCAAGCTATCCATAACGCCTGCGCTTGGCAGGAATATTTTGAGGCAACCGACCCGCCGTTGGCCTTTGGTTTCGATATGGTTGAAGTGCCGGCGAGCGAAGTCGTAGGTGAGGTACAGTTCTCCCTCCAGTGGCAATATGCGTGCCTGGAACCCTTCAAAGTCCGCCTCAGTGGGCTTCTCGGACCCGAAGAGCTGCGCCTCGAACTCCATTACGACGCCCGCTGCTTCCAGCAGAGCGATATCGAAATCTTGGCCCGACAATTTCAAGCCCTCCTCGACCATGCCCTCCGGCAGCCCGACACCCCCCTCGCTCGCCTCGCTCTGCTGAGCCCGACGGAGCGCCAACGCCTGCTGGTAGCGTTCAACCACACCGAGCAGCCCTTCCCTGACCGCCCCTTGCATCAACTCTTTGCAGAACAGGTGCAGCGCACCCCCGCCCACACCGCCGTGCGCTGCCCCCGAGAGCGGCTCACCTATCACCAACTCAACTGCCGCGCCAACCAACTAGCTCACTACCTCCAGACGAGAGGCTGTGCCCCTGGTACCCGTGTGGCGGTCTTGCTGGAGCGCTCCTGTACTTTGTTGGTCGCACTGCTTGCGGTCCTCAAGACCGGAGCCGCCTACGTCCCCCTTGATCCGCGCTATCCTTCCCAGCGTCTCGACTACATGCTCACAGACGCCCAACCCTTGCTCCTGTTGAGCGCAGGGGAGATCGCCCCACCCGACGCCCCTGTACCGCTGCTGCGGCTGGACGATTTTGATTTCAGCGCCTATAGCCCCCAGGACCCTCCCCCCGCTGTCCACCCCGAAGATTTGGCCTACCTCATCTATACCAGTGGTTCCACCGGCAGACCCAAAGGGACGATGATTCCTCACCGCGCGCTGGTCAACTACCTCTGGTGGGCGTGCCACTACTACCGCGTCGTGGAAGGGACCGGCGCTCCGGTCGCCTCTTCCATTGCCTTTGACGCCACCCTGACTGCGCTGTTTACCCCGCTGTTGGTAGGGCGGATGGTCGCCATGCTCCCCGATGCCGTGGAGACCTTGGTGACCGACTTGAGTTCCGGGGCGGGCTACAGCTTGGTCAAGCTCACCCCGGCGCATCTAGACGCGCTCACCCCTTTGATCCAAGAAGAAGAAATCGCTTCCGGGACACAGACGCTGGTCTTGGGCGGGGAGGCACTTTTAGCCCAAAGCCTTACCTTTTGGCGGACCCGGACCCCTTGGACGCGCCTCATCAACGAATACGGACCGACCGAAGCGACCGTGGGCTGCTGTGTCTACACCATAGGCGCAGGGGAGGAGCTACGGACGCAAGTCCCCATCGGACGCCCAATCGCCAACACAGAGCTCTATATCCTGGATGAAGACCTGGAGCCCGTACCCATAGGCATCCCCGGAGAACTATACATCGGCGGGGCGGGGCTCGCTCTGGGCTATTGGAATCAGCCCCAACTCACGGCGCAGAAGTTCATCCCCCATCCCTTTCGCGCTCAAGAACGGCTGTACAAAACCGGGGACCGGGCGCGGTTCCTTGCAGATGGGACGATTGAGTATCTGGGGCGCATCGACCACCAAGTAAAACTGCGTGGCTTGCGTATTGAGTTGGGCGAAATCGAAGCGCTCTTGCGTGAGTATGTGCGCGAAGCGGTAGTGCTCCTGCGCGAAGATGCGCCTGGGGATAAGCGGCTGGTCGCCTATGTCGTCGGAGCCTCGGACAGCGCCCAACTGCGTGGCTTGCTCCAGCAGAAAGTGCCCGAATACATGGTGCCTGGAGCGTTTGTTTTCCTGGAGGCGATGCCCTTGACCCCCAACGGCAAAGTGGACCGCTGTGCGCTACCTGCCCCTGTCCCTCAGACTGCGGCCTATCAAGCCCCCCGGACGCCGGTCGAGGAACTGTTAGTGCGGCTGTGGGCGCAGGTTTTGGGGCTCCCGCAGGTGGGTATCCACGACAATTTTTTTGCGCTGGGCGGGGACTCCATCCTCAGCCTCCAGATTGTCGCCAGAGCGCGGCAGTTGGGGCTGAATTTCGAACCCCGGCAGGTCTTTCAGTACCAGACCATCGCTGAATTAGCCGCTGTCACCCCTCTGGGCACTCCCCCATCTGCCCAACAGGGTCCGGTCACCGGGCTGGTACCGCTGACCCCCATTCAGCACTGGTTCTTTGAACAAAACCTAGCCCAGCCTCACCACTTCAACCAATCCCTCTGCCTAGAACTGCCCACCACCCCGCAGCCAGAACTGTTGCAGCAAGCCCTCCACCATTTGCTCGTCCATCATGACGCGCTGCGCCTGCGCTTCACCCCATTGTCCACCGGCTGGCAGCAGAGCAATGACCCCATTCCCGTCCCCCTGCCCTTCAGCGTAGTAGACCTCGCAGGATACCCCGCCCCAGAGCAAGCAAAAGCTTGGGCTGAAGCTACCACCAGCCTCCAGAGCAGCTTGGACCTCACCACAGGGCCGCTTTTGAGCGCAGGACTCTTCACTTTTGGACCTGAGCAACCCAGCCGTCTGCTCTTGGTGGTCCATCATCTGGTCGTAGATGGCGTCTCCTGGCGGATTTTGCTCGAAGACCTCGCCACGCTCTGCCGCCAGTCCGAGCAGGGCAAACCCTTGGCACTGCCGCCTAAGACGACTTCCTTTAAAGCTTGGGCTGAGCACTTAGCCACCTACGCCCCGTCCGAGGAATTAGTGATGGAGCAGGACTACTGGCAAGATCTCAAGCGCTTGCGGGTCACCCCTCTGCCGCTCGATTATCCGGCGGACCCGACAGCCAATACCGTAGCTGACGTAGCCAGAGTCGCCGTCACCCTCGACTGCGACCAGACGCGAGTCCTCCTCCAAGAGCTTCCTGCTCGCCACGAAACGCAAGTCAATGACGTGCTGTTGACCGCGCTGGTTCAGGCGTTTGGAGCCTGGACAGGGGAGCCCGCCCTGCTCATCGACTTGGAGCGCCACGGGCGAGAGGAACAAGGCGCGGTAGACCTGTCGCGCACGGTGGGCTGGTTCACTACCCTCACGCCCCTATGCTTGGAGCAAACAGCTACCACGCTCCAGACAGTCAAGGCCCAACTGCGTCGCCTACCTCGGCTGGGCTATGGCCTCCTGCGCTACCATCCGGCTTTCCAGGATGGTTTTCGTGCCCTCCTTCAGCCTGAAGTACGGTTTAACTATCTGGGGCAATGGGACCAGGGTCTACCCTCGCTGGCGCTATCCCGAGAGCCCAGTGGACCGGAGCAGAGCACCTTAAATCAGCGCCCGTACCTGTTGGAGGTGGATGCCCTAGTGCTCGAAGGCGTACTGCACATCCGCTGGACCTACAGCACCCGCCTCCATCGCCCAGCAACCATAGAGAGACTGGCCCAGGACTATCTACAGGCGTTGCAGGAACTCATCCACAGCCCGTCAATCCCCCCGGATTTTGTCAGCCCAGAGCAATTCGACCGGCTCCTCGCCGAAATCGCCCTAGCGGAGGAATGA
- a CDS encoding condensation domain-containing protein, translating into MMQPKDIAGVYTLSPVQQGMFFETLFTEGLHLEQSLWRISGDLDPKAFAGAWQRVLDRHPALRTVFVWKGQQQPLQVVLHHVKLPLEQQDWRSLGASEQQERLRAYLAVDRQQGFILSHAPLLRLALLRLAEDAYQIVWTYHHLLLDGWSVALVVREVMAYYLDPQQPNVPSGASHQTYRTWLQQQDLSQAENFWRQELRGFTRPTPLGKRAPVRLGTEGYGEAELRFQAPLTARLQALARREHLTLNTLLQGVWALLLSRYSGMTDVVFGTTVAGRPPQLPGVETMVGLWINTLPVRLSVVPEAACWAWLRALQEHNLAREPYTYCSSGQVHQWSDSPMALYDSLLVFENYPVDLAHLARLPVKIQSTAHRGAQTKFPLTLLAHIDQQLHIQAIYQAACFDAPDIAQVLNHLQGLLTHLTTDSSLDLATLLASIPPTQIPKFRMPPVQSQDYVAPRTEVERTLVALWAEVLGREQVGIHDNFFMLGGHSLLAVQLMTLVQQRFGRADLPLSALLEGPTIARLARALSPIEPVSWSPLVPIQSGSAHLPFFCVHPAGGAVLCYADLARHLGSDQPFYSLQAQGLTPGQQPQERIEEIAHFYLQAVRTLQPKGPYLLGGWSFGGLVAYEMAQQLQALGQPVGLLALLDTRVPDHAPVPDQSDAQLLIALYQEDLDLSATRLEDLDPEAQLHYVLEQAKQAHLVPAGLDLERVRCLLKVFRMNQQAAQVYVPQPYVGQATVFWTEQSCLGYGPTLGWGALCQGGVATYPIAGTHLNLVRPPHVTVLAQRLGACLKAVTPSTLPKSGWSAQKPLRAPGRA; encoded by the coding sequence ATGATGCAACCCAAAGATATCGCGGGGGTTTATACCCTGTCGCCCGTACAGCAAGGCATGTTCTTTGAGACGCTTTTCACCGAGGGACTCCATCTCGAACAGTCGCTCTGGCGGATTAGCGGGGACTTGGACCCCAAGGCTTTTGCCGGGGCATGGCAGCGTGTCCTGGACCGACATCCGGCCCTGCGGACAGTCTTTGTCTGGAAGGGACAACAGCAACCCCTCCAGGTCGTCCTCCACCACGTGAAGCTACCCCTAGAGCAGCAGGACTGGCGGAGCTTGGGTGCCAGCGAGCAGCAGGAGCGCCTCAGAGCCTATCTCGCCGTGGACCGTCAGCAGGGGTTTATCCTGTCCCACGCCCCGCTCCTGCGTCTAGCCCTCTTGCGTCTAGCCGAGGATGCCTACCAGATCGTCTGGACCTATCACCATCTCCTACTCGATGGCTGGTCTGTCGCCCTCGTAGTGCGTGAGGTCATGGCCTATTACCTGGACCCCCAGCAGCCAAATGTCCCGTCCGGAGCATCCCACCAGACCTATAGAACCTGGTTGCAGCAACAAGACCTATCTCAAGCAGAAAACTTTTGGCGGCAAGAACTGCGGGGCTTCACCCGACCCACCCCCCTCGGAAAACGTGCTCCCGTCCGCCTCGGGACCGAGGGGTACGGCGAAGCCGAGCTTCGCTTTCAAGCTCCGCTTACCGCCCGCCTCCAAGCGCTGGCCCGCCGCGAGCACCTGACCCTAAACACGCTACTGCAAGGGGTCTGGGCCTTACTTCTAAGCCGCTACAGTGGGATGACGGACGTGGTCTTTGGGACGACCGTCGCAGGCCGCCCGCCGCAGTTGCCGGGAGTCGAGACGATGGTGGGTCTATGGATCAACACGCTCCCCGTTCGCCTTTCGGTCGTGCCCGAGGCAGCCTGCTGGGCATGGCTACGAGCCCTACAGGAGCACAACCTAGCGCGCGAACCCTATACCTACTGCTCGAGCGGACAGGTCCATCAATGGAGCGATAGCCCTATGGCGCTCTATGACAGCCTGCTGGTCTTCGAGAACTATCCTGTAGATCTGGCGCATCTGGCGCGCCTCCCGGTGAAGATCCAGAGCACCGCCCACCGGGGAGCCCAGACAAAATTCCCGCTGACGCTGTTGGCGCATATAGACCAGCAACTCCATATCCAGGCAATCTATCAGGCAGCCTGCTTTGACGCCCCAGATATCGCCCAGGTCCTAAACCATCTTCAGGGGCTCCTGACCCACCTCACTACTGATTCCAGCTTGGACCTTGCCACGCTGTTGGCCTCCATCCCTCCCACCCAAATCCCCAAATTCCGCATGCCCCCCGTCCAGAGCCAGGACTATGTCGCCCCCCGCACCGAGGTAGAGCGGACCCTAGTGGCGCTCTGGGCCGAGGTCCTGGGGCGAGAACAGGTGGGCATCCATGACAATTTCTTTATGCTGGGGGGGCACTCGCTCCTGGCAGTACAGCTCATGACCCTGGTCCAGCAACGGTTTGGGCGGGCAGACCTGCCGCTCTCGGCACTCCTTGAAGGACCGACCATTGCCCGTCTTGCCCGAGCCTTATCCCCCATCGAGCCAGTGTCCTGGTCGCCCCTCGTCCCGATCCAATCCGGGAGTGCCCACCTGCCTTTTTTCTGTGTCCACCCAGCGGGGGGTGCAGTCCTCTGCTATGCAGACTTAGCGCGTCATCTCGGCTCTGACCAACCGTTTTATTCCCTCCAAGCCCAGGGGCTCACTCCGGGACAGCAGCCCCAAGAGCGGATCGAGGAGATCGCCCACTTTTATCTCCAGGCGGTGCGCACGCTCCAGCCCAAAGGCCCCTACTTGCTCGGGGGCTGGTCTTTTGGGGGGTTAGTGGCCTACGAGATGGCGCAACAACTCCAAGCCCTAGGGCAGCCGGTGGGACTTTTGGCGCTCTTGGATACCCGAGTTCCAGACCACGCACCCGTCCCGGACCAGAGTGATGCACAACTGCTCATCGCCCTCTATCAAGAAGACCTAGACCTCTCAGCCACGCGGTTGGAGGACTTGGACCCAGAGGCGCAACTGCACTATGTGCTGGAGCAAGCAAAACAGGCCCATCTGGTTCCGGCTGGTTTGGATCTAGAGCGGGTGCGGTGTCTGCTCAAGGTTTTTCGCATGAACCAGCAAGCAGCGCAGGTCTACGTCCCTCAGCCCTACGTGGGTCAGGCTACGGTATTCTGGACCGAGCAGAGCTGTCTAGGCTATGGACCGACCCTCGGTTGGGGGGCTTTGTGCCAAGGCGGGGTGGCGACCTATCCCATTGCGGGCACCCATCTCAATCTGGTCCGCCCGCCTCATGTCACCGTGTTGGCCCAGCGGTTGGGAGCTTGTCTTAAAGCGGTCACGCCCTCGACCCTGCCAAAAAGCGGCTGGTCTGCGCAAAAACCTCTTCGCGCTCCAGGTCGAGCGTAA
- a CDS encoding alpha/beta hydrolase codes for MFNNQPFILEGTAGRACLLLHGLGGGVYELELLGQHLHAQGWTVVAICYPGHRASGAMPASTWSEWYGHIEQTYLQLAQTYATIAVVGFSTGCPLGLYLAACHPVERLVLLSPFIALRHFWYYLLPPEVWLRLLRGVLEVPTWGLPIRDAAMRQECTRSALFTTFNLTAVRSALELIEIVKPQLPDILTPTLILMSPKDSVVAPSGAEYLYQRLGAPQKKLHWLCDSDHIITLDLEREEVFAQTSRFLAGSRA; via the coding sequence ATGTTCAACAACCAACCTTTCATCCTAGAGGGAACGGCTGGGCGAGCCTGTCTACTGCTCCATGGGTTGGGTGGGGGCGTCTATGAACTGGAACTGCTCGGTCAACACCTCCATGCTCAAGGGTGGACAGTCGTAGCTATCTGCTACCCTGGTCACCGCGCCTCGGGTGCCATGCCCGCCTCGACGTGGTCGGAGTGGTACGGTCACATTGAGCAGACCTATCTCCAATTGGCCCAAACCTACGCAACTATAGCTGTCGTCGGTTTCTCGACGGGGTGCCCGCTGGGCTTGTATTTGGCTGCCTGTCACCCGGTGGAGCGGCTGGTCTTGCTCAGTCCTTTTATCGCCCTCAGGCACTTCTGGTATTATTTATTGCCTCCAGAAGTGTGGCTGCGGCTGTTGCGCGGGGTGCTGGAGGTCCCGACATGGGGATTACCGATCCGGGATGCGGCGATGCGGCAGGAGTGTACCCGGAGTGCGCTGTTTACTACGTTTAACCTCACCGCTGTGCGCAGTGCCCTGGAACTCATCGAGATCGTCAAGCCGCAACTGCCTGATATCCTGACACCGACGCTCATCCTGATGTCGCCCAAGGACTCGGTGGTCGCGCCTTCGGGGGCGGAGTACCTCTATCAACGTTTGGGTGCCCCTCAGAAAAAACTGCACTGGCTGTGTGATTCGGACCATATCATTACGCTCGACCTGGAGCGCGAAGAGGTTTTTGCGCAGACCAGCCGCTTTTTGGCAGGGTCGAGGGCGTGA
- a CDS encoding glutathione S-transferase family protein has protein sequence MLTLYDNHVSQNGYKVRLLLHQLEIPYTHVEIDIFKGESRTPEFLLKNPNGRIPVLELTPGQFLAESDAILFYLSEGTPLLPEDKFHRAQVLQWLFFEQYSHEPNIATVRFWYHVGKVEQNQAAIEQKRKAGYAALAVMEQQLTQHPFFVADCYTIADIALFAYTCVAHEGEFDLTPYPAVLAWLDRVRAQPRAIE, from the coding sequence ATGCTCACTCTCTATGACAACCACGTCTCGCAAAATGGCTACAAAGTCCGGCTCCTCCTCCATCAACTCGAAATCCCCTACACCCACGTCGAGATAGATATCTTTAAGGGCGAGAGCCGCACCCCGGAATTTTTGCTCAAGAACCCCAATGGTCGGATTCCGGTCTTGGAGCTTACACCCGGTCAGTTCCTCGCCGAGTCGGACGCCATCCTTTTTTATCTGAGCGAAGGAACCCCGTTGCTCCCCGAGGACAAATTTCATCGCGCCCAAGTCCTCCAATGGCTATTTTTTGAACAGTACAGCCATGAGCCCAATATCGCCACAGTCAGATTCTGGTATCACGTAGGCAAAGTCGAACAGAACCAAGCAGCCATCGAACAGAAACGCAAAGCGGGCTACGCTGCGCTTGCGGTCATGGAGCAACAACTCACCCAACACCCGTTTTTCGTTGCGGACTGCTACACCATCGCGGATATTGCGCTCTTCGCCTATACCTGTGTCGCCCATGAAGGGGAGTTTGACCTCACGCCCTATCCGGCAGTCCTGGCATGGCTGGACCGGGTCCGCGCCCAACCCCGTGCTATCGAATAA
- a CDS encoding methylated-DNA--[protein]-cysteine S-methyltransferase has protein sequence MGYRFVACPLGRLLVARTEQGIAALYLGSEDGPLETALRTEYPTALLHREEGPLHPWIAALLDYLNGQTTQLDQPVDVPATAFQERVWEYLRTIPYGSTCSYSAIARALGQPTAARAVARACATNPVSLVIPCHRVVREDGHLSGYRWGLERKRALQALEQRLNFGV, from the coding sequence ATGGGCTATAGATTTGTTGCGTGTCCTTTGGGGCGGCTCCTGGTAGCAAGGACCGAGCAGGGGATCGCTGCACTTTATCTGGGAAGCGAAGATGGGCCATTAGAAACTGCCCTGCGAACGGAATATCCCACCGCCCTACTGCACCGGGAAGAAGGACCCCTCCATCCCTGGATAGCTGCTCTATTGGACTATCTAAACGGTCAGACCACACAACTGGATCAGCCGGTGGATGTTCCTGCAACAGCTTTTCAAGAACGGGTCTGGGAATATTTACGGACGATTCCCTACGGCAGCACCTGTTCGTACAGCGCTATTGCCCGCGCCCTCGGACAGCCCACCGCCGCGCGTGCCGTAGCCCGTGCCTGCGCCACCAATCCGGTTTCTCTGGTCATACCCTGCCACCGCGTGGTCCGCGAAGATGGGCATCTGAGTGGCTATCGTTGGGGCTTGGAGCGCAAGCGTGCCCTCCAAGCGCTGGAACAACGCTTAAACTTCGGAGTCTGA